The following are from one region of the Ictalurus furcatus strain D&B chromosome 11, Billie_1.0, whole genome shotgun sequence genome:
- the LOC128615130 gene encoding CMRF35-like molecule 6, which produces MVSKGPSKKCMCNYLSYEKSISKTVHVGGDLNISCKYPQSLRSDPKFLCKTSLLDSACSYKESVKESRKYVNEGKFSLYDDRETQMLTVSIRNVTEQDSGEYWCGAEAAWTSDHGYKVYFTQIDLTVTVFTALDPFVPVSTSKPTQPSSSPSSSSSSESAPASPPAGFPVSIVITVSVILLLLLIAISFLFVILQKTHKNQGGTFSTGRSSVQTSGNHQGVPPDICFYEEIEDTRQLSASDTVSFSVYSTAQLPTILADPETVYSNIELSTILCDSTVYSTIQRPSIPSDQDIYSTAQLPTRLSAEKSDEGLT; this is translated from the exons ATCTGTCCTATGAGAAGTCCATCAGTAAGACTGTCCATGTAGGAGGAGATTTGAATATCAGCTGTAAATACCCACAATCCCTCAGGAGTGACCCCAAGTTTCTCTGCAAGACGAGTCTGCTAGATTCTGCTTGTTCTTATAAAGAATCTGTTAAAGAAAgtagaaaatatgtaaatgaggggAAATTCTCCCTGTATGATGACAGAGAAACACAAATGTTGACTGTGAGTATTAGAAATGTAACTGAGCAGGACTCTGGTGAATACTGGTGTGGAGCTGAAGCAGCCTGGACATCTGATCATGGATACAAGGTTTATTTCACACAGATCGACCTGACAGTTACTG TTTTCACTGCTTTAGACCCATTTGTCCCAGTTTCAACCTCGAAACCAACacaaccttcatcatcaccatcatcttcttcttcatctgagTCTGCTCCAGCTTCTCCTCCAGCAG GATTTCCAGTTTCCATTGTGATCACTGTGTCTGTaattctgctgctgcttctgattgCAATCTCATTCCTCTTTGTGATTctacaaaaaacacacaagaatCAAG GAGGTACATTTTCTACTGGCAGGAGTTCTGTCCAAACCTCAGGAAATCACCAAGGG GTTCCTCCTGATATCTGTTTCTATGAGGAGATTGAAGACACCAGACAACTTTCTGCCTCAGACactgtttctttttcagtttaCTCTACTGCTCAACTACCCACAATCCTCGCTGATCCTGAAACTGTTTATTCAAACATAGAGTTATCCACAATTCTCTGTGATTCTACTGTTTATTCTACTATTCAACGACCCTCAATCCCCTCTGATCAGGACATCTACTCCACAGCTCAGTTACCCACACGTCTCTCGGCTGAGAAATCTGATGAAGGTCTGACTTAG
- the LOC128615132 gene encoding putative protein TPRXL, translating into MGKFSLYDDRETQMLTVSIRNVTEQDSGEYWCGAEAAWTSDHGYKVYFTQINLTVTDPRVPVSTLKPTQPSSSSSSSSSSSSSSSSSSSSPPPPPSSSSSSLSPSSSSSESTPASPPAGFPASTVITVSVILLLLLIAISFLFVILQKRQKMQGGTASTGRSSVQTSGNHQGVPPDICFYEEIKNTRRLPASDAGSSSVCSTAQLPTILSDPQPVYSNTELPTILCDSAVYSTAQLPIIPSDRDICSTAQLPTRLLAEKSDEGLTYVAVSFHSRAPSSNDPVPQILFKKEEVSCDYDTVSHVTS; encoded by the exons atgggGAAATTCTCCCTGTACGATGACAGAGAAACACAAATGTTGACTGTGAGTATTAGAAATGTAACTGAGCAGGACTCTGGTGAATACTGGTGTGGAGCTGAAGCAGCCTGGACATCTGATCATGGATACAAGGTTTATTTCACACAGATCAACCTGACAGTTACTG ATCCACGTGTCCCAGTTTCAACCCTGAAACCAACacaaccttcatcatcatcatcgtcatcatcatcatcatcatcgtcatcatcatcatcatcatcatcaccaccaccaccaccatcatcatcatcatcatcattatcaccatcatcatcatcatctgagtCTACTCCAGCTTCTCCTCCAGCAG GATTTCCAGCTTCCACTGTGATCACTGTGTCTGTAATTCTGCTGCTTCTTCTGATTGCAATCTCATTCCTCTTTGTGATTCTACAAAAGAGACAGAAGATGCAAG GAGGTACAGCTTCTACTGGCAGGAGTTCTGTCCAAACCTCAGGAAATCACCAAGGG GTTCCTCCTGATATCTGTTTCTATGAGGAGATTAAAAACACCAGACGACTTCCTGCCTCAGACGCTGGATCTTCTTCAGTTTGCTCTACTGCACAACTACCCACAATCCTCTCTGATCCTCAACCTGTTTATTCAAACACAGAGTTACCCACAATCCTCTGTGATTCTGCTGTTTATTCTACTGCACAACTACCCATAATCCCCTCTGATCGGGACATCTGCTCCACAGCTCAGTTACCCACACGTCTCTTGGCTGAGAAATCTGATGAAGGTCTGACTTACGTAGCAGTGAGTTTTCACTCCAGGGCCCCCAGCTCTAATGATCCCGTTCCACAGATTCTCTTTAAGAAGGAAGAGGTCTCGTGTGATTATGATACAGTCAGTCATGTTACTTCATGA